From one Prochlorococcus marinus str. MIT 0912 genomic stretch:
- a CDS encoding AEC family transporter: protein MEIIFLLAELIPCLLIGYLLGRFKKDLSLTISRPLMSYGIPISLMGILLKSGLEFPLIQSAALALVAIGFLMTLLNCLPGIKNLIPNRSLQLGSAFGNTGYFGIPVSLALLPNHALIYSIGFDLGATLVIWSIGPILLTDPSKVLSSNRYWQNFIKAIFRSPAVKGLIGALIVHSSPWNEQLTALLWIPSRVVIVLALVIVGMRLSWLRKANLSRIKIQITSIKNALIMKLVGLPVVMLIISAAIRLPNVMREALVLQSAAPTAISVLLISQAASRDEDEATSLVVLSTIIALISIPAWLMILRL, encoded by the coding sequence TTGGAAATAATCTTTCTTTTAGCTGAATTAATACCTTGTCTTTTAATAGGATATTTACTAGGACGATTTAAAAAAGATTTATCCCTAACGATATCTCGTCCTTTAATGAGCTATGGAATTCCTATCAGCTTGATGGGGATATTACTTAAGTCTGGTCTGGAATTCCCTTTGATACAATCTGCGGCTTTAGCACTGGTAGCTATTGGCTTTTTAATGACTCTATTAAATTGTCTTCCTGGTATAAAAAACTTAATACCAAACAGATCTCTTCAATTAGGTAGTGCATTCGGAAATACTGGGTATTTCGGAATACCAGTTTCACTAGCACTGCTTCCAAATCATGCTTTGATTTACAGCATAGGTTTTGACCTTGGTGCGACATTAGTAATTTGGAGTATCGGACCAATATTGCTAACAGATCCTTCAAAAGTTTTGAGTTCTAATAGATATTGGCAGAATTTCATAAAAGCAATCTTTAGAAGCCCTGCTGTAAAAGGACTGATTGGCGCATTAATTGTTCATTCATCACCATGGAATGAACAATTAACTGCCTTACTATGGATACCTTCAAGGGTTGTAATTGTTTTAGCACTTGTAATCGTTGGAATGCGTCTAAGTTGGTTGAGGAAAGCAAATCTCTCAAGAATAAAAATCCAAATAACATCCATAAAAAATGCTTTAATCATGAAACTGGTTGGATTGCCAGTCGTTATGTTGATCATTTCCGCAGCGATCAGATTACCCAACGTCATGCGAGAGGCTTTAGTACTTCAATCAGCTGCGCCAACAGCAATATCTGTCTTACTAATATCCCAAGCAGCGTCAAGAGATGAAGATGAAGCGACATCGCTTGTTGTCTTAAGTACGATTATCGCGCTCATATCAATCCCTGCTTGGTTGATGATTTTAAGATTGTAA
- a CDS encoding PD-(D/E)XK nuclease family protein, protein MIDLKRNSKKEPIEATGLRSRKSSLYKPNQKENFKISRGRFSNFLTCQRCFYLDRVRGLDPPGTPGWTLNETTDLLLKKEFDDCREKQIPHRIFASNGLSHVVPFDHPEIDNWRNSLHRGLIHPYKDTGIILTGGVDDIWQDTITKQLIIVDYKSQAKNGRVDKKDYLEDPFHESYKIQMDFYAYLLSGMGFSVHPTSYFLVCNAKRDEDEFNKTMRFDEYLVPYKWRNDWIESRLDEMVALMNQSEIPESNPSCKNCAYADQYSKILFSGNSSQKKITQGTLPLF, encoded by the coding sequence ATGATTGATCTCAAAAGAAATAGCAAAAAAGAACCAATTGAAGCAACAGGCCTTCGAAGTCGTAAATCTTCTCTCTATAAGCCAAATCAGAAAGAAAATTTCAAAATTAGTAGAGGTCGATTCTCAAATTTTCTAACGTGTCAAAGGTGCTTTTATCTTGATAGGGTAAGAGGTCTTGATCCTCCAGGGACACCAGGTTGGACTCTCAACGAAACGACTGACCTATTACTCAAAAAAGAATTTGACGATTGCAGAGAGAAGCAGATTCCACACAGAATATTTGCATCTAATGGACTATCTCATGTTGTTCCATTTGATCATCCTGAAATTGATAACTGGAGAAACTCACTTCATCGAGGACTAATTCATCCTTATAAGGATACCGGAATAATTTTGACTGGAGGTGTAGACGATATATGGCAAGACACTATTACAAAACAATTAATCATTGTGGATTACAAATCACAAGCTAAAAACGGACGAGTTGATAAGAAAGATTATTTAGAGGATCCATTTCACGAGAGCTATAAAATTCAAATGGATTTTTATGCTTACTTGCTCTCGGGGATGGGGTTTAGTGTTCATCCAACGTCTTATTTTCTAGTTTGCAATGCAAAAAGGGATGAAGATGAATTTAATAAGACCATGCGTTTTGATGAATATCTTGTTCCCTACAAATGGAGAAATGATTGGATAGAAAGTCGACTAGATGAAATGGTGGCACTAATGAATCAGTCGGAAATTCCAGAATCAAATCCTTCCTGCAAGAACTGCGCCTACGCAGATCAATATTCGAAAATACTATTTTCAGGAAATTCAAGTCAAAAAAAAATTACACAAGGAACTTTGCCATTATTTTAA
- a CDS encoding DUF3764 family protein, which yields MSSTVTSVFTFKVESTFDEWAAIFDSKEATRRHREFNIQPLYRGCSDEDPQKIIVIHQHPEGNIEKFIEANGDWMASHRVDLSTMEKSAWTWTDNTSVQCKAA from the coding sequence ATGTCTTCTACTGTCACCTCAGTTTTTACTTTTAAGGTTGAAAGCACCTTTGATGAGTGGGCTGCAATCTTCGACAGCAAAGAAGCTACTAGAAGGCATAGAGAGTTTAATATTCAGCCTTTGTATAGAGGGTGTAGTGATGAAGACCCTCAAAAAATAATTGTTATACATCAGCACCCAGAGGGGAATATTGAGAAATTTATAGAAGCCAATGGAGACTGGATGGCCAGCCACAGAGTCGATTTATCTACAATGGAGAAGTCTGCTTGGACTTGGACCGACAACACAAGTGTTCAGTGTAAAGCCGCTTAA
- a CDS encoding SOS response-associated peptidase — MCGRYQLLTKFVNLPDLLKKDVPRGLSQNYEPQVLIKPGSPILVLKNEGKTQTSIMLWGFISEWSKDPFDNTRPKPFNARSESVEEKTLFRASWRHKRCLIPASGYLEKGHVIRRKDFKTFWLGGLWNRWMSKEGCELESCCVLTTEPNDLVKQFHNRMPVIIPNGLEEEWISSVKNAQDLKALKPLMTKWDPEEWTTEPINKPNADQLSFL; from the coding sequence ATGTGCGGAAGATATCAGCTATTAACAAAATTCGTAAATTTACCTGATCTTTTAAAAAAAGATGTACCAAGAGGGTTGAGTCAAAATTATGAACCACAAGTATTAATCAAACCAGGTTCTCCAATTCTTGTTCTTAAGAATGAAGGCAAGACACAAACATCCATAATGCTTTGGGGATTTATATCTGAGTGGAGTAAAGACCCTTTTGACAACACAAGGCCAAAGCCATTTAACGCGAGATCAGAAAGTGTTGAAGAAAAGACGCTTTTTCGTGCAAGCTGGAGGCATAAGAGATGTTTGATACCAGCTAGTGGATATCTAGAAAAAGGTCACGTAATACGTAGAAAAGATTTTAAAACTTTCTGGTTAGGTGGACTTTGGAATAGATGGATGTCCAAAGAAGGATGTGAACTAGAGAGCTGTTGTGTTCTAACGACCGAGCCAAATGATTTAGTCAAACAATTTCATAACCGTATGCCCGTAATTATTCCAAATGGGCTAGAAGAAGAATGGATCTCTTCAGTCAAAAATGCTCAAGACCTTAAAGCTTTAAAACCGCTAATGACTAAATGGGACCCAGAAGAATGGACAACCGAGCCAATAAATAAACCTAATGCCGACCAATTATCCTTCTTATAA